In the Pogoniulus pusillus isolate bPogPus1 chromosome 4, bPogPus1.pri, whole genome shotgun sequence genome, one interval contains:
- the IRF5 gene encoding interferon regulatory factor 5 isoform X1 codes for MSAPRRARLKPWLVAQVSSGLFPGLHWLDPQRRRFAIPWRHATRHPGHGDQHSIFRAWAQETGKFRAGVDEPDPAKWKANLRCALNKSREFRLLFDGTKATPLQPYKVYEICEAPPEGADEVVDDDYDCGEEEEVNQLHKMMSLSIDDTQQHGADLLPPYSWPKEETHLGSGCPLGPFVPPTPVLGGTHGTLEMSSATLTEVGPALGTLGPPAACPMAPMGNAIPNLLISPHMLPLTDLELKFQYRGRQVSVLTVSNPHGCRLFHSSLEPRQEQVELFGPLSLEQVRFPPADAIPNEKQRFYTRQLLDVLDRGLLLELQGQDLYALRLCQCKVFWTGPCAPQRDRPNPIERERKTKLFSLEGFLNGLILFQKGQSSTPPPFEIFLCFGEEWPDQKPKEKKLITVQVVPVVARLLLEMFSGELSWSADSIPLQISHPDLKDKMVEQFKELHQLWQNQQQLPAGQAGADATPMGHWVLPQ; via the exons ATGTCGGCGCCGCGGCGGGCGCGGCTGAAGCCCTGGCTGGTGGCGCAGGTGAGCAGTGGCCTCTTCCCGGGGCTGCACTGGCTCGACCCCCAGCGCCGCCGCTTCGCCATCCCCTGGCGCCACGCCACGAGGCACCCCGGCCACGGCGACCAGCACAGCATCTTCAGG GCGTGGGCGCAGGAGACTGGCAAGTTCCGGGCGGGGGTGGACGAGCCGGACCCGGCCAAGTGGAAGGCAAACCTGCGGTGCGCCCTCAACAAGAGCCGCGAGTTCCGACTGCTCTTCGACGGCACCAAGGccacccccctgcagccctACAAGGTCTACGAGATCTGCGAGGCGCCGCCGGAGGGCGCAG ATGAGGTGGTTGATGATGACTATGACtgtggtgaggaggaggaggtcaaCCAG ctccatAAGATGATGTCTCTGAGCATCGATG acacccagcagcatggggcagACCTGCTGCCACCCTACTCTTGGCCCAAGGAGGAGACCCACCTGGGCAGTGGTTGCCCCTTGGGACCGTTTGTGCCACCAACTCCAGTCCTGGGGGGCACCCATGGGACCCTTGAGATGTCCTCAGCCACCCTCACTGAGGTGggacctgctctgggcaccttgggACCCCCAGCTGCATGTCCCATGGCACCCATGGGGAATGCCATCCCCAACCTGCTCATCAGTCCCCACATGCTGCCCC TGACCGACCTGGAGCTGAAGTTCCAGTACCGCGGCCGGCAGGTGTCGGTGCTCACCGTCAGCAACCCGCACGGCTGCCGCCTcttccacagcagcctggagccgCGGCAGGAGCAGGTGGAGCTGTTCGGGCcgctgagcctggagcaggttCGCTTCCCGCCCGCCGACGCCATCCCCAACGAGAAGCAGCGCTTCTACACGCGGCAGCTGCTGGACGTGCTGGACCGCgggctcctgctggagctgcagggccaGGACCTCTACGCCCTCCGCCTCTGCCAGTGCAAGGTGTTCTGGACGGGGCCCTGCGCCCCCCAGCGGGACCGCCCCAACCCCAtcgagagggagaggaagaccAAACTCTTCAGCCTCGAGGGCTTCCTCAACG GCCTGATCCTGTTCCAGAaggggcagagcagcacccCCCCGCCCTTCGAGATCTTCCTCTGCTTCGGCGAGGAGTGGCCTGACCAGAAGCCCAAGGAGAAGAAGCTGATCACGGTGCAG GTGGTGCCGGTGGTGGcgcggctgctgctggagatgttCTCGGGAGAGCTGTCCTGGTCTGCTGACAGCATCCCCCTCCAGATCTCCCACCCCGACCTCAAGGACAAGATGGTAGAACAGTTCAAGGAGCTCCACCAGCTCTGGcagaaccagcagcagctccccgcCGGGCAAGCAGGAGCTGACGCCACCCCCATGGGGCACTGGGTGTTGCCACAGTGA
- the IRF5 gene encoding interferon regulatory factor 5 isoform X2: protein MSAPRRARLKPWLVAQVSSGLFPGLHWLDPQRRRFAIPWRHATRHPGHGDQHSIFRAWAQETGKFRAGVDEPDPAKWKANLRCALNKSREFRLLFDGTKATPLQPYKVYEICEAPPEGADEVVDDDYDCGEEEEVNQLHKMMSLSIDDTQQHGADLLPPYSWPKEETHLGSGCPLGPFVPPTPVLGGTHGTLEMSSATLTEVGPALGTLGPPAACPMAPMGNAIPNLLISPHMLPLTDLELKFQYRGRQVSVLTVSNPHGCRLFHSSLEPRQEQVELFGPLSLEQVRFPPADAIPNEKQRFYTRQLLDVLDRGLLLELQGQDLYALRLCQCKVFWTGPCAPQRDRPNPIERERKTKLFSLEGFLNGLILFQKGQSSTPPPFEIFLCFGEEWPDQKPKEKKLITVQISHPDLKDKMVEQFKELHQLWQNQQQLPAGQAGADATPMGHWVLPQ from the exons ATGTCGGCGCCGCGGCGGGCGCGGCTGAAGCCCTGGCTGGTGGCGCAGGTGAGCAGTGGCCTCTTCCCGGGGCTGCACTGGCTCGACCCCCAGCGCCGCCGCTTCGCCATCCCCTGGCGCCACGCCACGAGGCACCCCGGCCACGGCGACCAGCACAGCATCTTCAGG GCGTGGGCGCAGGAGACTGGCAAGTTCCGGGCGGGGGTGGACGAGCCGGACCCGGCCAAGTGGAAGGCAAACCTGCGGTGCGCCCTCAACAAGAGCCGCGAGTTCCGACTGCTCTTCGACGGCACCAAGGccacccccctgcagccctACAAGGTCTACGAGATCTGCGAGGCGCCGCCGGAGGGCGCAG ATGAGGTGGTTGATGATGACTATGACtgtggtgaggaggaggaggtcaaCCAG ctccatAAGATGATGTCTCTGAGCATCGATG acacccagcagcatggggcagACCTGCTGCCACCCTACTCTTGGCCCAAGGAGGAGACCCACCTGGGCAGTGGTTGCCCCTTGGGACCGTTTGTGCCACCAACTCCAGTCCTGGGGGGCACCCATGGGACCCTTGAGATGTCCTCAGCCACCCTCACTGAGGTGggacctgctctgggcaccttgggACCCCCAGCTGCATGTCCCATGGCACCCATGGGGAATGCCATCCCCAACCTGCTCATCAGTCCCCACATGCTGCCCC TGACCGACCTGGAGCTGAAGTTCCAGTACCGCGGCCGGCAGGTGTCGGTGCTCACCGTCAGCAACCCGCACGGCTGCCGCCTcttccacagcagcctggagccgCGGCAGGAGCAGGTGGAGCTGTTCGGGCcgctgagcctggagcaggttCGCTTCCCGCCCGCCGACGCCATCCCCAACGAGAAGCAGCGCTTCTACACGCGGCAGCTGCTGGACGTGCTGGACCGCgggctcctgctggagctgcagggccaGGACCTCTACGCCCTCCGCCTCTGCCAGTGCAAGGTGTTCTGGACGGGGCCCTGCGCCCCCCAGCGGGACCGCCCCAACCCCAtcgagagggagaggaagaccAAACTCTTCAGCCTCGAGGGCTTCCTCAACG GCCTGATCCTGTTCCAGAaggggcagagcagcacccCCCCGCCCTTCGAGATCTTCCTCTGCTTCGGCGAGGAGTGGCCTGACCAGAAGCCCAAGGAGAAGAAGCTGATCACGGTGCAG ATCTCCCACCCCGACCTCAAGGACAAGATGGTAGAACAGTTCAAGGAGCTCCACCAGCTCTGGcagaaccagcagcagctccccgcCGGGCAAGCAGGAGCTGACGCCACCCCCATGGGGCACTGGGTGTTGCCACAGTGA
- the TNPO3 gene encoding transportin-3 has protein sequence MEGNGGPGSGKPSLQVVYQAVQALYHDPDSSGKERASCWLGELQRSVHAWEISDQLLQIRQDVESCYFAAQTMKMKIQTSFYELPTDSHASLRDSLLSHIQNLKDLSPVIVTQLALAIADLALQMASWKGCVQTLVEKYSRDVTSLPFLLEILTVLPEEVHSRSLRIGANRRTEIIEDLAYYSSTVVSLLMACVEKAGNDEKMLIKIFRCLGSWFNLGVLDSTFMANSTLLSLLFEVLQQDKTSSNLHEAASDCVCSALYAIENVETNLPLALQLFQGVLTLESAYHMAVAREDLDKVLNYCRVFTELCETFLDKIVCTPGQGLGDLRTLELLLICAGHPQYEVVEISFNFWYRLGEHLYKTDDAVIHSIFKAYIQRLLHALARHCQLDPDHEGVPEETDDFGEFRMRVSDLVKDLIFLVGSVECFAQLYATLKDGNPPWEVTEAVLFIMASIAKSVDQENNPTLVEVLEGVVHLPETVHTAVRYTSIELVGEMSEVVDRNPQFLDPVLGYLMKGLCDRRLASAAAKAIHNICSVCRDHMAQHFSGLLEIARALDSFLLSPEAAVGLLKGTALVLARLPLEKIAECLSELCAVQVMALKKLLSQEPSNGLSSDPTVPLDRLAVIFRHTNPIVENGQVHPCQKVIQEIWPVLSETLNKHSADNRIVERCCRCLRFAVRCVGKGSAALLQPLVTQMVNVYRAHQHSCFLYLGSILVDEYGMEEGCRQGLLDMLQALCIPTFQLLEQPNGLQNHPDTVDDLFRLAARFIQRSPVTLLRSQVMIPILQWAIAATTLDHRDANCSVMKFLRDLIHTGVANDHEEDFEVRKELISQVMSQLGQQLVNQLLHTCCFCLPPYTLPDVAEVLWEIMQIDRPTFCRWLENSLKGLPKETTGGAIQVTHKQLTDFHKQVTSAEECKQVCWALRDFTRLFR, from the exons ATGGAGGGCAACGGCGGCCCGGGGAGCGGCAAGCCCAGCCTGCAGGTGGTGTACCAGGCGGTGCAGGCCCTGTACCACGACCCCGACTCCAGCGGCAAGGAACGGgcgagctgctggctgggcgaGCTCCAGAGATCG GTCCATGCCTGGGAGATCTCGGACCAGCTGCTGCAGATCCGGCAGGATGTGGAGTCCTGCTACTTCGCGGCGCAGACCATGAAGATGAAGATCCAGACGTCCTTCTACGAGCTCCCCACGGACTCCCACGCCTCCCTGCGGGACTCTCTGCTCTCCCACATCCAGAACCTGAAGGACCTGTCGCCGGTCATCGTCACCCAG CTTGCTTTAGCAATAGCAGACCTTGCCCTGCAGATGGCTTCTTGGAAGGGCTGTGTCCAAACACTGGTTGAAAA GTACAGCAGGGACGTGACCTCGCTGCCCTTCCTGCTGGAGATCCTGACCgtgctgcccgaggaggtgcaCAGCCGCTCGCTGCGCATCGGCGCCAACCGCCGCACCGAGATCATCGAGGACCTCGCCTACTACTCCAGCACCGTCGTCTCCCTGCTG ATGGCATGCGTGGAGAAAGCGGGCAACGACGAGAAGATGCTCATCAAAATCTTCcgctgcctgggcagctggttcaaCCTGGGCGTCCTGGACAGCACCTTCATGGCCAACAGCACCTTACTGTCCCTCCTCTTCGAGGTGCTG caacaggacaagacaTCATCGAACCTCCACGAGGCTGCCTCCGACTGCGTCTGCTCGGCCCTCTATGCCATCGAGAACGTGGAGACCAACCTGCCTTTGGCCTTGCAGCTGTTCCAGGGTGTCCTCACCCTTGAGAGTGCCTATCACATGGCTGTGGCACGGGAGGACCTCGACAA GGTGCTCAATTACTGCCGTGTCTTCACCGAGCTGTGTGAGACCTTCCTAGATAAAATTGTTTGCACACCAGGTCAAGGCTTGGGTGACCTGAGGactttggagctgctgctgatctgTGCTGGTCACCCACAGTATGAG GTGGTAGAAATTTCCTTCAACTTCTGGTACAGGCTTGGGGAGCACCTCTACAAGACGGACGACGCCGTCATCCACAGCATCTTCAAAGCCTACATCCAGCGGCTCCTGCACGCACtggccaggcactgccagctcgACCCTGACCAC GAGGGTGTCCCAGAGGAAACAGATGACTTTGGAGAGTTCCGGATGCGGGTCTCAGACCTGGTGAAGGACCTGATCTTCCTGGTGGGATCAGTGGAGTGCTTTGCTCAG CTTTACGCGACTCTGAAGGATGGGAATCCCCCCTGGGAGGTGACAGAAGCTGTCCTCTTCATCATGGCCTCCATAGCCAAGAGTGTTGACCA GGAGAACAACCCAACgctggtggaggtgctggagggggtgGTTCACCTGCCCGAGACGGTGCACACTGCCGTGCGCTACACCAGCATCGAGCTGGTGGGAGAGATGAGCGAGGTGGTGGACAGGAACCCCCAGTTCTTGG ATCCGGTGCTGGGCTACCTGATGAAGGGGCTGTGCGACCGGCGCCTGGCCTCGGCGGCCGCCAAAGCCATCCACAACATCTGCTCCGTGTGCCGCGACCACATGGCCCAGCACTTCAGCGGGCTGCTGGAGATCGCCCGTGCCCTCGACTCTTTCCTGCTCTCCCCAGAGGCTGCCGTGGGGCTGCTGAAAG GAACAGCCTTGGTCCTTGCCAGACTCCCCTTGGAGAAGATAGCAGAATGCCTCAGCGAGCTCTGTGCTGTCCAGGTGATGGCACTGAAGAAG ctgctctctcaggAGCCAAGCAATGgcctctcctcagaccccactgTGCCCCTGGATCGACTTGCTGTCATATTTAG ACACACCAACCCCATCGTAGAAAATGGACAGGTCCACCCGTGCCAAAAAGTCATTCAGGAA ATCTGGCCAGTGCTGTCGGAGACCCTGAACAAGCACAGCGCTGACAACCGCATCGTGGAGCggtgctgccgctgcctgcgcTTCGCCGTCCGCTGCGTGGGcaaaggctctgctgctctcctgcagccccttgtcACCCAG ATGGTGAACGTGTACCGAGCGCACCAGCACTCCTGCTTCCTCTACCTGGGCAGCATCTTGGTGGATGAGTATGGCATggaggagggctgcaggcagggactgCTCGacatgctgcag GCCCTCTGCATCCCCACCTTCCAGCTCCTTGAGCAGCCCAACGGCCTCCAGAACCACCCAGACACTGTGGATGACCTCTTCAGACTAGCAGCCAG GTTCATCCAGCGCAGCCCTGTCACCTTGCTGCGCAGCCAGGTGATGATCCCCATCCTGCAGTGGGCCATTGCTGCCACCACCTTGGACCACAGGGATGCCAACTGCAGCGTCATGAAGTTCCTGCGTGACCTGATCCACACCGGCGTGGCCAACGAT catgaAGAAGACTTTGAGGTGCGGAAGGAGCTCATCAGCCAGGTGATGAGCCAGCTGGGCCAGCAGCTTGTGAACCAGCTGCTGCacacctgctgcttctgcctgccccCCTACACCCTGCCCGACGTCGCCGAGGTGCTCTGGGAGATCATGCAGATCGACCGGCCG ACGTTCTGTCGTTGGCTGGAGAACTCTCTGAAGGGTTTACCAAAGGAAACGACAGGAGGAGCCATCCAAGTCACACACAAACAGCTGACCGACTTCCACAAGCAGGTCACAAG TGCTGAAGAATGTAAACAGGTCTGCTGGGCCCTGAGGGACTTCACTCGCTTGTTCCGATAG